From Alienimonas californiensis, a single genomic window includes:
- the serC gene encoding 3-phosphoserine/phosphohydroxythreonine transaminase, with product MSAPLRHYNFSAGPAVLPESVLEEAGRNLMSLGDTGVGIMEHSHRGKPFVAIIERAEALIRKIANVPDGYSVLFLQGGASLQFAMCPMNFLPDGGTADYLMTGSWSKKAGKEAKLFGKVHTACSSEATNFDRIPSPAETTYSDDPAYVHFTSNNTIFGTQFPTEPTPPGDAFLVCDASSDIFSRPVDVSKYGLLYAGAQKNLGPSGVTLAILRNDLLERKCREVPAMLDYKTYVEGQSLYNTPPTFGIYVLMLVLEWIEKEGGLSAIGERNEAKATKLYDYLDSSKLFKPTAAKGSRSLMNVCFVTGNEETDAAFIKYADERGLKTLKGHRSVGGMRASLYNAFPPAGVDKLIEAMQEFESTHAA from the coding sequence ATGTCCGCGCCCCTGCGTCACTACAACTTCTCCGCCGGCCCCGCGGTGCTGCCGGAAAGCGTGCTGGAGGAAGCCGGCCGGAACCTAATGAGCCTCGGCGACACCGGCGTCGGGATCATGGAGCACTCCCACCGCGGCAAGCCGTTCGTCGCGATCATCGAGCGGGCCGAAGCGTTGATCCGCAAGATCGCGAACGTCCCGGACGGCTATTCCGTCCTCTTTTTGCAGGGCGGGGCGAGCCTTCAGTTCGCCATGTGCCCGATGAACTTCCTGCCGGACGGCGGCACCGCGGACTACCTCATGACCGGCTCCTGGAGCAAGAAAGCCGGCAAGGAGGCGAAATTGTTCGGCAAGGTGCACACCGCGTGCAGCAGCGAGGCCACGAACTTCGATCGCATCCCCTCCCCGGCGGAGACGACCTACAGCGACGACCCGGCCTACGTTCACTTCACCAGCAACAACACGATCTTCGGCACGCAGTTCCCCACGGAGCCGACGCCCCCCGGCGACGCGTTCCTGGTGTGCGACGCCAGCAGCGACATCTTTTCCCGGCCGGTGGACGTCTCCAAGTACGGCCTGCTGTACGCCGGGGCTCAGAAGAACCTCGGCCCCAGCGGCGTGACGCTGGCGATCCTGCGGAACGATCTGCTGGAGCGGAAGTGCCGCGAGGTGCCGGCGATGCTGGACTACAAGACCTACGTGGAGGGCCAGAGCCTCTACAACACCCCGCCGACGTTCGGCATCTACGTGCTGATGTTGGTGCTCGAATGGATTGAAAAGGAAGGCGGCCTGTCGGCCATCGGCGAGCGGAACGAGGCGAAGGCGACGAAGCTCTACGACTACCTGGACAGTTCGAAGCTCTTCAAACCGACCGCGGCGAAGGGCAGCCGCAGCCTGATGAACGTGTGCTTCGTCACCGGCAACGAGGAGACCGACGCCGCCTTCATCAAGTACGCCGACGAACGCGGCCTGAAGACGTTGAAGGGCCACCGCAGCGTCGGCGGCATGCGGGCCAGCCTGTACAACGCCTTCCCGCCGGCCGGCGTCGACAAGCTGATCGAGGCGATGCAGGAGTTCGAGTCGACCCACGCCGCCTAA